ACCAAAGCCTTCACCTGCCCTTCTCCCATGCTGAAAAGGGGCTCTGACCCGATCCGGAGCCTCCTTGTCCAGAGCTCAGCATTCTCTGGCTTCCCTCACGTCATCCCTTAAATCCACAAGCGCCTGCGCTGCTTAATCCGGGTGAGCGGATTTATCCCCAACTGGTGCTGACACCAAGGGGCACCACACAGGGATCAGGGACAGCAAAAGCATCAGAACCCCTCCGAGGTcaccaaacacacagaaatcccctaaaatgagaaaaaacacagGCTGGAAAGCACTTGGAAGTGCTGCATCCttgtttcctctccctctcaTGGCCACCATCAGGGACAACtcctggacacagcactggcagtgggatgctctgggggaGTCTGGGGAATGTGAGGAGcatcctcagccccagcagggactggcaggagctgctttgtcTCCTCTGTCCAGATCTTGCTCCATCCCGGCTTCTAGATGCATCAGGGATAATACACATCCAGAGTTTGGGAGCACAGGGTAAGGCTGGgctccaggcacagggaggtTTCCCTTCCAAGAGGTGCTTCCAGTGCCAGCACAGTGAGGAGAACATTTTCTAGCAGCTCATACTGTCACCGTCCTCAAAGAATTTGTTCAGCACCAAACTGGTCCTGAGGTAAACTCACTATCCCAAGTGTCCCAAAATACAAGTGGAACAAAACCAGTCAGAGTTCAGCGCTCCTGAGAGAAGGCAGAGAGGGTTGGTGTAGAAGTTCTCTGCAAAGTGAAAACAATCCAGCGAACTGCTGCCCCTTTGCCCACTCCTAACACCCACTCCCTGCCCACACCGGCTCCCCGAACCCCCAGGTTTTGCCAGGCGGAACCCGGCGCTTCACCCTCCCACGATATCGATGTCTCCCTTCCCTTACGCGGCGCTGGgatccagcctggaaaaggtCCGGCGCGAGCCCCTCCGTCGGCGAGCGATTTTCGCTGGATCCCTTCCCCGCTGCCGGAGAAACGCGCGGCGGAGGCCGGAGCGAGCCGGGCAGGGATCCCGCCTCCCCGTGAACCCCAGGAGGCTCAGAGGCGGAGGCAGGCACCGGCGGGCGGCCGGCCGCGGCCCGAGCGAGCCCGGGCGGGATTCGGCGAGCTGCCCTTGGTCCCGGCGTCCAAGGTCATTTCAGTCCCGCGTGTCGGAGCTGGAGCGGAGCCACCCCGGGATGCTGGAGAGGAACGGCCGGAGCCGAGCGGCGCTGGCAGGAGAGAATGAGGCGCGACGTCAAGGCCGGAGGGAGCCCCGCGCGTCTCTCCCGCGATGTCCCCGGTGTTCCCCCCCCCGGGAACCGGGGGGTCACGGCGGGGACAGAGCCGAGACCCGGGTCCCGGGATACCCGCAGGTCAGAGGGTCTCATCTCACCGGGAGCCGCTCCGAGCGCCCCGCGGCACGGAGGGAGCCCGGAGGGAGGCGACCCCCGGCCTGCGGGGCACGGTGGGACTGCGGGTCTCGGCCAccgccggggccgcgcccggggcagccccggcgcAGATCCCATCCCCGCCGGCGCTCAGAGCCCCTCAGGCGAAGCCGGCGGGTCGCCGGCGGGCAGCGGCGGGACTTctccccggcccggcccgcccggcccggctcggtCCGTCTCTTCACGGAATGGGCGAGGGGGTATCGGTGTTTCCGCGCTCCCCTCAGCGCGGCGCCGCCGGCCGGGACAGGCCGAGGGCCAACACCGGctccgcggcggcggcgggagggacgcggccccggcccctccgGCCCCGAGGCCCTTCCCGGCCCCAACCCCCTCAGTGCCGGGTCCCCCCAACCCCGgggccccccgagcccccccgcTACCTGCGCGCGGCCCCGCGCGCCGCCGTCATTCCCCGCGCGCCCCGGCCTCCTCGCGCCGCCACGGCGCCCGCCCATTGGCCGCCCGTCGCCTTCCACCCCGCCCATTGGCCGCACACTGCCGAGCCCCGCCCCTTCCTTCCGCCCATTGG
This sequence is a window from Camarhynchus parvulus chromosome 10, STF_HiC, whole genome shotgun sequence. Protein-coding genes within it:
- the LOC115907496 gene encoding proline-rich protein 36-like; protein product: MSPFPYAALGSSLEKVRREPLRRRAIFAGSLPRCRRNARRRPERAGQGSRLPVNPRRLRGGGRHRRAAGRGPSEPGRDSASCPWSRRPRSFQSRVSELERSHPGMLERNGRSRAALAGENEARRQGRREPRASLPRCPRCSPPREPGGHGGDRAETRVPGYPQVRGSHLTGSRSERPAARREPGGRRPPACGARWDCGSRPPPGPRPGQPRRRSHPRRRSEPLRRSRRVAGGQRRDFSPARPARPGSVRLFTEWARGYRCFRAPLSAAPPAGTGRGPTPAPRRRREGRGPGPSGPEALPGPNPLSAGSPQPRGPPSPPATCARPRAPPSFPARPGLLAPPRRPPIGRPSPSTPPIGRTLPSPAPSFRPLAPTAQSRLRHTEHRVPPPQAPPTTVRAGARRGPGPQSDRGTAS